In Sorghum bicolor cultivar BTx623 chromosome 10, Sorghum_bicolor_NCBIv3, whole genome shotgun sequence, one genomic interval encodes:
- the LOC110431066 gene encoding nascent polypeptide-associated complex subunit alpha, muscle-specific form-like: MAGTPPGLYAPPGAFYQAPPVAPPAWSPSPWTSESLANAFSTVALTPPANSSDWVIDSGASSHIASNPGSPFPDNSSSLYPWALWFLVRLTADWIGPPIASAAATRLPYSAHDAYGTRHARGAHDDAAPATPAASAASTTPAPSAVPATPAAPPARPPIIHVYTRRPPVASTPPVLTTGAAPRRSSIIPTPPRYIKHGPPVPPAAVPIPPVLNSHGMATRGKSGYRQPRLALLTEARSPIPRSCHDALTDPH; the protein is encoded by the exons ATGGCTGGCACGCCACCAGGGCTCTACGCCCCCCCTGGGGCCTTCTACCAGGCCCCTCCCGTGGCGCCCCCAGCTTGGTCGCCCTCGCCCTGGACATCCGAGTCCCTCGCCAACGCGTTCAGCACCGTCGCCCTCACCCCTCCGGCAAACTCCTCCGACTGGGTCATCGACTCCGGTGCCTCCTCTCACATTGCCTCCAATCCCG GATCTCCATTCCCGGACAACTCTTCTTCGCT GTACCCCTGGGCGCTCTGGTTCCTTGTCCGCCTCACGGCTGACTGGATCGGGCCCCCCATCGCCTCGGCCGCCGCCACCAGGCTTCCCTACAGTGCCCACGACGCCTACGGCACCCGCCACGCCCGCGGTGCCCACGACGACGCGGCACCCGCCACGCCCGCAGCGTCCGCGGCGTCCACGACGCCCGCGCCGTCTGCCGTGCCCGCCACGCCCGCGGCGCCCCCGGCCCGGCCGCCCATCATCCACGTCTACACCCGACGCCCGCCCGTCGCCAGCACCCCTCCGGTTCTCACCACGGGGGCTGCTCCGCGCCGCTCCAGCATCATACCAACCCCACCGCGCTACATCAAGCACGGTCCTCCAGTTCCTCCGGCGGCTGTTCCCATCCCTCCGGTGCTCAACTCCCATGGCATGGCCACCCGCGGCAAGTCCGGGTACCGACAGCCTCGTCTCGCCCTTCTTACAGAGGCCCGGTCTCCGATCCCGCGATCCTGCCACGACGCCCTCACTGATCCGCACTAG
- the LOC8070757 gene encoding WAT1-related protein At1g44800: protein MGVGKLMNDVKPYLAMVLLQVGFSGMYIVSVASLKRGMNHFVLVVYRNLVATVVMAPFALIFERGVRPKMTPLIFLKIMGLAVLEPVLDQNMYYLGAKLTSATFGSALVNILPAITFLLALVMRMEKLRLRSLHSQAKVVGTVCTVAGAVLMILYHGPVVPFPWSAAGHHHASAAAAAAASQSSASWLYGTVMIIGSCLCWSGFFILQSNTLQSYPAELTLATLICFLGSVLTGGVALVAERHDMSAWVIGFDTRLFTAVYSGIVCSGVAFYVQGIVTQARGPVFVTAFQPLCMIITTVLGSTILKEETTLGSVIGAVIIVVGLYCLIWGKSKDHLGSNGKPGAAAVAGELPLTSAPTANNGSYGKHAALGGGHHVVTGVETTPPPPPCVPKCVH, encoded by the exons ATGGGCGTGGGGAAGCTGATGAACGACGTGAAGCCGTACCTGGCGATGGTGCTCCTCCAGGTTGGGTTCTCCGGGATGTACATCGTCTCCGTCGCCTCCCTCAAGCGCGGCATGAACCATTTCGTCCTCGTCGTCTACCGCAACCTCGTCGCCACCGTCGTCATGGCCCCCTTCGCCCTCATCTTCGAGAGGGGTGTCCGCCCCAAGATGACTCCTCTCATCTTCCTCAAGATCATGGGGCTTGCCGTGCTCGA GCCTGTGCTGGACCAGAACATGTACTACCTGGGCGCGAAGCTGACCTCGGCCACCTTCGGGTCGGCCCTCGTCAACATCCTCCCGGCCATCACGTTCCTGCTGGCGCTCGTCATGAGGATGGAGAAGCTGAGGCTCCGGAGCCTCCACAGCCAGGCCAAGGTCGTCGGCACAGTCTGCACCGTCGCCGGAGCCGTGCTGATGATCCTCTACCACGGCCCCGTCGTGCCGTTCCCGTGGTCCGCGGCCggccaccaccacgcctccgccgccgcggcggcggcggcgagccagAGCAGCGCCTCCTGGCTCTACGGCACCGTCATGATCATTGGTAGCTGCCTGTGCTGGTCCGGCTTCTTCATCCTCCAG TCCAACACGCTGCAGAGCTACCCTGCGGAGCTGACGCTGGCGACGCTGATCTGCTTCCTGGGCTCCGTGCTCACCGGCGGTGTGGCGCTGGTGGCGGAGCGCCACGACATGAGCGCCTGGGTCATTGGCTTCGACACCCGCCTCTTCACCGCCGTCTACTCC GGGATCGTGTGCTCCGGCGTGGCCTTCTACGTGCAGGGGATCGTGACGCAGGCGCGCGGCCCGGTGTTCGTGACGGCGTTCCAGCCCCTGTGCATGATCATCACCACCGTCCTGGGCTCCACCATACTCAAAGAGGAGACCACCCTCGGAAG CGTGATTGGCGCGGTGATCATAGTGGTGGGGCTCTACTGCCTCATCTGGGGCAAGAGCAAGGACCACCTCGGCAGCAACGGCAAGCCCGGCGCCGCGGCCGTCGCCGGCGAGCTGCCCCTGACCTCGGCTCCCACGGCCAACAACGGTAGTTACGGCAAGCACGCCGCGCTCGGCGGCGGCCACCATGTCGTCACCGGCGTCGagacgacgccgccgccgccgccgtgtgtgCCCAAGTGCGTTCACTGA
- the LOC110431065 gene encoding uncharacterized protein LOC110431065: MEEEHAALLDNNTWDLVPRPCGLWKMDLQAQPIHQLDVKNAFLHGTLSETVYCSQPTGFTDSAHPDHVCKLNKSLYGLKQAPRAWYSRFATHLLSLGFTEAKSDTSLFILHCGDETVYLLLYVDDIVLTASSLQLLHRVIAALKKEFAMKDLGPLHHFLGMAVQRHKDSLILSQRQYTLDILERHGMNGCNPCSTPVDTCAKVSATAGPPVADPTAYRSLVGALQYLTFTCPDIAYAVQQICLHMHDPRENHLTAAKRILRYLQGTLNFGLIIPRSAPSQLIVYTDADWAGCPDTRRSTSGYAVFLGSSLVSWSSKRQPTVSRSSAEAEYRAVANGVAEISWLQQLLQELHQPVKTASLVYCDNVSAVYLSTNPVQHQRTKHVEIDLHFVRERVAIGVVRVLHVPTTSQYADVFTKGLPSSVFADFRSSLNDYYSVSDYY; the protein is encoded by the exons ATGGAAGAGGAACATGCTGCCCTGCTGGACAACAACACCTGGGACCTCGTCCCTCGTCCATGTGGTCTCTGGAAAATGGATCTTCAAGCACAA CCTATTCATCAACTCGACGTTAAGAACGCCTTCCTCCATGGGACTTTATCAGAGACGGTGTACTGCTCACAACCCACTGGCTTCACTGATTCTGCACACCCGGACCACGTGTGCAAGCTCAACAAATCTCTTTATGGCCTGAAGCAAGCACCCCGTGCGTGGTACAGCCGGTTTGCTACCCATCTGCTCTCCCTGGGATTCACCGAAGCCAAGTCTGACACCTCTCTCTTCATCCTCCACTGCGGCGATGAGACTGTTTACCTGCTGCTATATGTGGATGACATCGTTCTCACCGCCTCGTCACTGCAGCTCCTCCACCGTGTGATTGCTGCCTTGAAGAAGGAATTTGCCATGAAAGACCTTGGGCCGCTGCACCACTTCCTCGGCATGGCTGTACAGCGCCATAAGGACTCCCTGATCCTCTCCCAACGGCAGTACACTCTCGACATTCTTGAACGTCATGGCATGAACGGCTGCAACCCGTGTTCCACCCCCGTTGATACCTGTGCCAAGGTTTCTGCTACAGCTGGTCCCCCGGTGGCTGATCCCACTGCATACCGCAGCCTCGTGGGTGCCCTTCAGTACTTGACCTTCACCTGCCCTGACATTGCCTATGCAGTCCAACAAATCTGCCTTCACATGCATGATCCTCGTGAGAATCATCTGACTGCAGCCAAACGGATTCTACGCTACCTTCAGGGCACCCTCAACTTTGGTCTGATCATCCCGCGGTCTGCCCCCTCACAGCTCATCGTCTATACCGATGCCGATTGGGCGGGCTGCCCTGACACGCGTCGATCAACTTCAGGTTATGCTGTTTTTCTGGGTAGCAGCCTCGTCTCGTGGTCATCCAAGCGCCAGCCCACTGTCTCTCGGTCCAGTGCCGAGGCCGAGTATCGGGCAGTTGCGAATGGGGTTGCTGAAATCTCCTGGCTGCAGCAGCTCCTTCAGGAACTCCACCAGCCCGTGAAGACCGCCTCCCTTGTCTACTGCGACAACGTTAGCGCCGTctacctctccaccaaccccGTCCAACATCAGCGTACCAAGCACGTAGAGATTGACCTACACTTCGTCCGTGAACGGGTCGCCATCGGTGTTGTTCGTGTTCTCCATGTACCCACGACTTCACAGTACGCCGACGTCTTCACCAAGGGACTCCCGTCTTCAGTCTTTGCCGATTTTCGCTCCAGTCTGAAC GATTATTACTCTGTAAGTGATTATTACTGA